In one window of Coregonus clupeaformis isolate EN_2021a unplaced genomic scaffold, ASM2061545v1 scaf0281, whole genome shotgun sequence DNA:
- the LOC121543080 gene encoding islet cell autoantigen 1 produces MERGNYGGYSREYFDRFIESQDSSVVNKFQQKYWKTKQKIIKVTGKKEDEHVVASDADLDGKLEVFHSVQRTCMELLKVIEQYQRRICFLSQEENELGRFLRSQGSQDRTRAGKIMQATGKALCFSSQQRLSLRSPLCRLYQEVETFRYRAISDTWLTVNRMEQSRTEYRGALLWMKDVSQELDPDTHKQMEKFRKVQVQVRTTKTSFDKLKNDVCQKVDLLGASRCNLLSHVLTTYQTTLLHFWEKTSHTMAAIHESFKGFQHYEFSTLKSLQDPMDKLSSQGSKKKGEKKAKAKKDLEETADGQLVSIDPNEESNEEAQTKTPSGQFFEDIDLNRQMTGPEDLLSAFSRQEQEEGGERDSMALLNEILGSTSLDEGEFSQEWQEVFGKGDQGSGVASRGGLVEPQQEEDSSIFLPSYLLDQNRNNLQSSLSDWAMSIPQPISQTTEQSSGANQNPSRPAAAREMPETSKDLSAWFNLFADLDPLSNPDAVGRSGPEHELHNA; encoded by the exons ATGGAGAGGGGAAATTA TGGTGGCTACTCCCGGGAGTATTTTGACCGCTTTATTGAAAGTCAAGACTCGTCTGTGGTGAACAAGTTCCAGCAAAAGTACTGGAAAACCAAACAGAAGATCATCAAGGTCACAGGAAAGAAAGAGGACGAACATGTCGTGGCGTCAGACGCAGACCTGGATGGCAAACTGGAG GTGTTTCACTCTGTCCAGAGAACATGCATGGAGCTATTGAAGGTGATAGAGCAGTACCAGAGAAGAATCTGCT TTCTATCCCAGGAGGAGAATGAGTTGGGGCGGTTCCTGCGCTCACAGGGCTCCCAGGACAGGACCAGGGCTGGGAAGATCATGCAGGCTACCGGGAAGGCCCTCTGCTTCTCCTCACAGCAGAG gCTGTCTCTGCGTAGTCCTTTGTGTCGCCTCTACCAGGAGGTGGAGACTTTCCGCTACCGGGCCATCTCTGACACCTGGCTGACGGTGAACCGCATGGAACAGTCCAGGACGGAATACCGTGGAGCACTGCTCTGGATGAAGGACGTATCCCAGGAGCTCgatccagacacacacaaacagatggaGAAATTCCGCAAG gTTCAAGTGCAGGTGCGAACCACTAAAACAAGCTTTGACAAACTGAAGAATGATGTATGCCAGAAAGTCGATTTATTAGGAGCCAGCCGCTGCAATCTGCTCTCTCATGTTTTAACCACATACCAG accACCCTGTTGCACTTCTGGGAGAAGACGTCTCACACTATGGCTGCCATTCATGAGAGCTTTAAGGGCTTCCAGCATTATGAGTTCTCTACACTCAAG AGCCTCCAAGACCCCATGGATAAACTGTCATCTCAGGGATCAAagaaaaagggggagaagaaagcCAAAGCAAAGAAAGATCTTGAGGAGACTGCAGATGGCCA ACTTGTCTCAATAGATCCCAATGAAGAGTCCAATGAAGAAG CTCAAACCAAGACACCTTCTGGACAATTCTTTGAAGACATCGACCTTAATAGACAAATGACAG GGCCTGAGGATCTTCTCTCAGCCTTTTCTCGTCAGGAgcaggaggagggtggagagagggacagcATGGCCTTGTTGAATGAGATTCTGGGCAGCACGTCTCTGGATGAGGGCGAGTTTTCACAGGAGTGGCAGGAGGTGTTTGGTAAGGGGGACCAGGGGAGCGGAGTCGCTAGTAGAGGGGGCCTAGTGGAACCCCAGCAGGAGGAAGACTCCTCCATCTTCCTCCCATCTTACCTCCTGGACCAGAACAGGAACAACCTCCAATCTTCTCTctcag ATTGGGCCATGAGCATTCCACAGCCCATCTCCCAGACAACAGAGCAATCATCTGGAGCCAATCAGAACCCCTCTAGGCCAGCAGCAGCGAGAG AGATGCCAGAGACCTCCAAAGACCTCTCAGCCTGGTTTAACCTGTTTGCCGACTTGGACCCTCTGTCGAACCCAGATGCAGTAGGCAGGAGTGGTCCGGAGCATGAGCTCCACAACGCATAG